The DNA sequence AACGAGTAGAGTCGAGCGCATCGTGAAAACAGAGAGTGGACTGGTAGCGAAATCGAAGGGAAGAAACTTGAATTGATCTCGGGTTGGCAGATTTATATAGCCTCGCGAAGCAACGGGCCTTGGGAAGTATGAAACAAGTCAAATGTTGGGACGGGAAGCACGCTGTTCTCCATTCGTTGTTGACCGAGAGTACCGGGGGTGTCAGCTGGTGTCGAGCTCTGACCTCAGATGGTTCAGTAATCTAGTGCCTGTCATACAGTGGCGCAGCGAACACGTGCCTGGCAAACTCGTAATTTATATTGCGAAACAGTTACACAAATTACTTCGTCAACAACTCACGCTCCTTGCCCTCACATAACTCGAATTCCTTCTTCCCATTCccgttggtggtggtggcggcgaGGGTCTAGGTGAAGGCAGATTTCCACTTATTTCTGCACTAACCTTCCCACCAGGTGTTCTCGATAACGCGtgtctctccttctcttctttttctttcaacTCCCGTTCCGCTCTCCCACGTTCGATGGCAGCTTCTCGTGCGGCACGAAGTGGAGGGATATTCGCTTGAAGGTTCGTTTCTATTATCATgttctccatctccttcgCGAGACTGTCCATAACGTCAGGAGAAGGTGTGCATGGCTGTATTTGGCTCAATGATGATGTATTTGATTCCTTAAGAGGATGTGCAGCGTGGAGTTCAGTGTGAAGCATGATTGAAGCTGGATATGGATGCGAACATCAGGGGGTCATCCTCGGAAAAGAAAAGGGACCTCCGACAGCGAACATACCTTCGCGATCACCAAACCCAGCCAACGCAGCTATATGCTGAACAACAATCTCGTATTCGCTTCTCGAGTCGTCCGGGAAAAGTCGTGGTGCGACACGACTGACTGCGATGCTGAAGAACATGAACACTTGATGCAGAAATAGTATATGCTGGTAAGGAACGCGATATGGAAAGATCATATGAAATGTGTTCTTGATTGAAATATCCGTTATCGGAGCTGAAGACGAAGGAGGTGGATAGAGTATGAAGGAAAGTTCGAGGGCAAAGAAGCTCCAATAAAGAAGGTAACGCCACTGTAAATAGTTTTGATAAGGCAAGATACGCGGCCAAAAGTATCACAAAGCTCACGAATCTGACTGGGCTCGGTCGACCTATCGATGAAACTACAGCTAACGCGATTCCTGAGAATATGTGGTATCCGGACGATTGCATTAATCCTTGACGCATATACTCCCTTGGCGTCGATAATTTCCATTGGAGAACATCCGGTCCGAATCTGGGATATGACGTGAATTCAGTACGATGTTGAAGAACCACCCCCAAAGAACGTTTACCTGTCATATGCAAATCTCACGGTCGGATTCTTCAGCGCCTCAAAAGCATCTCTAGTCGCCATAAAAAGCTCTTCTCCCTGTCTCCCCACGCCAGGTCTATCCGGATGATACCTCTTTGCGAATCTCTTGAACGCCATCCTCAACCCATTCTCATCCACATCCGGTAGAACACCCAAGATCTCGTAAAAGTTTGGCTGCATCGTCcttgagccttcaaataTCGTGTAAAAGAGATAGCCGAGAACGACAACAGCAAACGTCCATCGGTAGTGAAGGTAATAAGTGGGAGACTTGGGTGCGGGAGCTTTGAGTTTGAGAAGGGGGAATAAGTAGGTGTGTATCATGAAAAGACCGTTTTTAGTGGCAAAATCGGGGACAACAGTCCAGCCGACAAAGCTCTTGAGTATTGCTGACATTCTAGAGGCCGATAGTGAATAGGAACAAATTCAGAGCATAGAGATTATTGGTGGAAATGGAGGTGGGGTGACCGTCACTCGACCTCAGCTCCACGTCGTGACGTTGAACACGATCAGGTGATCGGCACTTTTGATCCGCGTGTCCTCGCTTCGGCCGATGGATGGCAACCTTTATGCCCTCTCTGAGTCTCACAGGTACACGcgctcatcgacatcgacccTATTCACAGCAAGGATCACTTCTGCTAGCAGATGAAGATGCTTTCTCAATTCGGAACCTGGATACAATTTACAATAAAGGATAGAACACAAGTGATGTCCATGTGAGCATTGGAATGATCTGGAAGCCGTTTGAGCAACTCGAACGAAACTAAAAGGAAAATCTGAGGCTAGGTAAGTAAAGCAGTCTCTGTCGCGGCCGGTGATGAACCGAACCTTCTCTTCCCCTTTACAACCAGTCCTCCTTTGGTGATCACCGACTGCAACCAATCGGATGCTCTTGCCATTGAGTCATGGGATCAAGCTGGATTCTGGTTCTGAGGTGAAAAGTCCGCACGGTATCGCACTTTCCGACTCTGAGAAAGGCCGGTAATTTCAGGACCGTCATGCGTTGCCGCAACCGACAGTCAGCAACATGCAATTGGAATATCAAAGGTGGCGATGTCCAACTGCGCGAACAAACGTTATGGGGCGGAACTTGAGATTTTGCGAAGCTGAACGACACGGATTGCTCACAGCTTTGATATCCTCTGTCATTTCTGGACGTACTTACGGTGCTCATGGTGGTCATTCtgcatcatcttcctcacgcCCACTGTAACTTCGTATCTTTACAGCTCCAGATTCCCAGTTCGGTAGCTATCTGATAAGCAATAATAGCTGTCAAACTTGCCCGTTGCGGATGATCAATATGGAGATCTCGCCGCCAAGCTCACTGCTCTTGCTTTTTTTCTACACGGTGCCCACCATGCTGCACCTTGTGCGGAAAGGCTACTCAACGCCTTTGGTGGGCTCCATGTGTGAAAAATGTGGCCTTTGTCACCTACATATAGGCTTTACGTCGGCTATGACCTGAATAATCAAAAGTCATCAATACAGTTTCCAAGTGTTTTCATGCCAAGGCACCAAGTCCCTTAAAAGAAAGCTGTTGAAACTATTTCCGTTATGGCAATGCTGTTGAGTTGTCTATAAAAGTACCATGTCCGGTTCATGTTCGACTTGACCTTTTCCCCCGCCACCAGCCACTCCAAGCCCTCGTAGCACAATCCCCCTCCAAACAAACAAAAACTATGTCGCGAACATCATCGTCAACCGAAGGATCCAACTCTCGTGAAGTCTCCCCCACATCGCCGAGTGCTAAAGTCCAATTCGATTCAGCTTTACCGTATGTCGGCCGTCTTATTTAACCAACTAACAAACCAAACTCACAATTCGTTTCTAATAGTGATGGGACAAAGAAATTTCTCCAGTTCCATGGTGCGCTTCTTGATCACCTCAAGTGTTGTCATTCGCGACTGACTTGAACCGCTTTTTTACGCGTCTTTTAGTCATAACAGCGACTCTCTCGGAGAAGGCTTCGGGAAAGAGACCCGCGTCGTCGTTTATCGGAATGGCTGTTGGGAAACACAACTACACGACGTCTACCGTGAATGGTAGAGATTCAGATCCAGTCTGGCATGACAATTTGGGACCGTGAGTTTCTGGCGCATACTACTTGGGGCGTCCTTACTCAGTCTCCTATTCAATACTCTAAGAATGTGGCTCAAAGACGATACGAAAATAACATTCAAACTCAGAAGTCGTTCATTACCGCTCGTCCCTGCACAAACCATCGCCACGACGAAGACGTACAAAGTACACGAACTCATAGAGTTACAGAAAGATCTATACGATCGTAATTGCAGTGCGTGTTCATTTCAACCGACCACGACAAATTGTAAAAGCTTTATTCATTTTGGCAGCTATCAAACTCCCACTTGAACCTCCTTCCACGTCCAATTCACCGCCTTCATCACCACGAAACACGAAGAATACACAAGGATCGAACACCAGTGCTCTGATCATTAATCTCCGATTACCTTCCTCAGCCGAGACTGCCACTGAAGAAGTGGCTAGGGCCCGTGTGAGGAGTAATAGTGTTCGCCTTGAGCAGCAGCAACTGCAACAACGACtcgaacaacaacaacaacaacaacagtcgCAGCAGACGCAACGACACGGACTTTTGTTGAAACCTGATGACATTGACAGTGAGGAAGATTTGCGGCTGGAGATCGATAGGAAAGCTGCGTTGGGTGAGTCGTCAGGTTCGGAGGCGGTGGTTTATAAAACGATTGAGATCATCCCGAGGATAACGGTTAATTGAAGGGTGTTGCCTTATTTTACACTCAAGAGGGGTTTTTTCGCTGGTAATTACGAAGCACACACCTTTTATCTAACATGCTTTTTATTTTGTCTATGCTGTCAATTTCATCTCTATTTTGAGCCTTTACACATAACAGTTTGCATTCGCATTTACATAGAACATACGACATTTCTATTTAAAAATGTATCCTAGTATCTATCTAAGTACAGGTATCATTTTTGATCAAGTAATTCTTTCTCGGTCTGAGTCCACGCTCTCGTTAAGTCTCATAAGTAATTCAACCATGTATCGTACTGTACTTACTTGAGTTGTATCGGATTTTAAAAACTGCTGTATGCACGACAGGTGGGTTTCGAGCGTTCTCGTCGACCATCGACCATTCATCCCAGTCCACTGACATGCAAGAAACCATGAACAGGCGTTCCACTTGTGTCGAAAAAAACTAAAAATAGCCACAACAATGACAACAATAGTAGTGGTTGATggtagaaaaaaaaagagcccTCCATCTACAAAAACTCTCATCATTTATCATCCCATCCTACCCATCTCATCTCAACCATCATTATCATGATGCATCGCACAAAGAAAGGCAGCGCGCAAAATCGAGTTACTTGATGTGCACTCATGCGggaagttcaaatttctgccCTTGAAGTACTCTGCACAGGAGGGTCAGAAAAAGCCCAAGTCCTGATACTGCAAGAGGACAGCCTACGACGTACTTTGTAAAGTAGACATAGAAAAAGTCGAGGTATAGCCCAGTCTGAACTATGCCTGCAGTAACCGCTATAGGGTCCACAACTCCTTCCGAGAAGTACCTGGAAAAGGATAAGGACCCATCCTCCCCATTGTACAAAGTAAAAGAAAAGCGTGCACGCACCGGTATATCCAATTCGGTATATACAATGCTCTATAGACACCCAAAGCAGCAATGTAATGCGTGGTAATTGCATCTGCCTCGCCCGTACGTTGTAGCATGAAGAGTTGGGGCATAATAGCGACGGATTCTaaaaagatggaaaaagaCCAGAAGACCTCGGTGACAGAGAATTTGTAGTTGAAAATCAAGGCGAGGACGATGCTGGGTCCAATGAGATATTCAATGCGGAAGGTGTCAATGGAGGGGTCGTTGGTTGGTCTGGTCCATCGAGGTGTGTGAATAGTTCATAGTACGATAGGCAAAGGCACGCACTTGAACCGACCCTTCATGAGCCATAGAACATAGCAACTGCTACCGATGAAGAACAGTTTCATAACCGAGTTGTAGAGTGAGACATATCGAAAGAACAAGTCCAGATAACGAAATacgaagacgacgacatATAGAACTTGAGTTTTGAATGATATGCCTGGAAAAGTGAGAGTTGAGCGATTTAGTTGTTCACGGCGAGAGACAGGGAGATTAGCGAGGCAAGGACGCTTGTTGAGAAGATGGAAGGACGGAAAGCAACAGACCTCGACAGGAACGCGACTTGTGTATTCTCTGTACAAGAATAGCGATAGACGCGAGATGGGCCAAATCACCTGTAGTATACCTGAGTGAAAGGGACGCCAGCGGGAAAAAAGGAAACATACCCAACAAACGGAAAATATTCATAATGGAAGTAAAAGGTGAGCTCGAAGCGAGTCTACATCGCCCAATTGACGTGTTCAATGCTGCTGACTAAGCCGCGATCTGCTTCGCCGACGACGGTGAGTGTACATTCCGGACTACACTCCTTCTTTATGATGCTCTAGTAAAAGGGTCGACTTCATTTTTCTACAATGACCAGCAGAAGAGAAAACCGCGTATACATCCTCTGAACCCCCGGGTCTTTAATCCTCAGCGTGTTCTAACAAGCTCAACAGAGCACGTTGTAAGGCTTGACCGACATCCCTGGAAACTCTTTTCGTTGTTGGCTGTTATGGGTCTCGAGCACTACGACCTAACAGCAAAGGCAGAGTCTCATATTCCCAGTCCCTGAAGGTAGCCGAGCTCGCCTGGAAGCAATCCAGGACGAGTGGTCTCCAGATGTGGTTCTCTTTCATCAGCGGAACATCGAGTGCCCGGTTCAAAATAGCGTCCGAGTTCGATATCTCTACTCGTTTGGCGTGTGGTTACGGGCGCACATTGTGTTCGTTGGGTTCAGATGTGTACGCTGGGTCTCTCGTCTGTGCGGTCGTTGGGATTTTGAAGATATGAGATCAAGCTTGGTTTGCTTTGCAAGCCCTGATTTTATCTTTCATTCTTCGTTGCCAACTAAAACTGATCTCTTCTCTCTTATATAGAACTATGGATCCTAGTCGCTACCAACATTTGATGCAGTTTCTACACCCGGCCACGTCATAAACCGCCCAATTTAGCCCTGAAGTTTACCGGCCTCGTTTGCGCTTGATGAGTTGGCTCTCTTCCTCGGTCTTGACCTTGAGGCGAAACGAGCATTGATATGCTGTTTCATCGTAATCTTGAGGACGCACTGATTTACCGAGAGTTTTGTGCCCTAAATGCCGTTTGACGTCGTCGTCACGAACCCACACAGTTCCCTTCACGACAGTACTCACGTTCACAAAGAAAGCGACTCAGGCACGGTCAAGTATCactcttttctccttcccccCTGCATCTGTAAATCCCTTTCTCGAGGCGGTCGACACCAATTTCAGCCCTCCAAGTTCAACTCTTTGGTTGAGAGGCTGGTCTTGATCACgttcttttgtttctttttcgttCCTCGGCCCCCGACATTTTCTTCCGACCATCTCCCTTCCGTTCATGCTCTCGCCGTGCCTTCCACGGCTATCATGCTACCTCGCCTTCATTCTCTACCATTCTATCACAGCCACCCACGCACTCTATATATCTCCAGTTCCTTACTCCCATCAACACAATCTCTCCCCTCGCAATGTTGTTGTGACAAAAGCGTCAAACGGTTCGACTGTCATCATTGATCTAAGCAcgaatcaacaagtcccTCAAGGTCCCGCAACGGATGGAAGTGGGAGCAACTTTTCACCGCCGGCGTTGATATGGTTGGCTTATTGTATCCTTTTGGGACTGCCTTTGGCTCTAGCTGGTATTCGAGGATGGAGGTTGACTACTGGAGCTGGCATTGGGGTGTGTTTTGCTGTAGCAGGTTCGTTCTACGTTTGATCTTTGACTCTTACGCTGACATGGTTTTCCTCCTTGGGCAGCATGGGCAGCACTTATCAACTCTGTGAATGAGATTGGAATACCCGATCTCATTCTGACATTGGTCGTGATTGCGTTTTCGTTCCTTGGATTTATTCTCGGTGTATTCCGCTTTGCCTATAGAGGTGGGATTGTTGGGATGACTCTCGCCGGAGGAATAGCATTTGGAATTCGAATTATCCTCATTCAACCGAATCTCTTGATTTCGGCGGACAACCTTTATGCTTTGAATTGGATCATACCAGTTCTTTGTAGCGTGGTTGCGGGGTTGGCGTTGATCCGGTGGCAGAGGATTGCTTTGGTAAGTGAAGACGGTTTGTTTTTCACTTGACCATACTGATTTTTTCCCCGTGTTCCTAGTTGTTTGGATGTACTTCGGTTGGGACATTTTTAGTGTTCCTTGCCGTGGACTTGGTGGTCAACAGACAAGCTGGGATGAGTAGAGGCCTTCGGTATTTGTTTGACCGAAATAGCAATCATCTTGCAGTGCGTTTTTATTTCAGCCCCTCCCCGGGTCCTCAATTTAATTTTGCTATACTTATAGGACATAGCGACAAACGGCTACCATCCCACTTTATCCACTCGAATCCTGATACTGGCCTCTCTTGGCTTTACACCTATCCTTGCTTATACCCAACACCGTATATTCCGTACACCGTTCAATAGGAAAGAAGAGCCTTCCGATGAACTGTTGTCAGAGAATTATCCGACGGATCTCAGGGCGGCGCCTGAAGGGGCAAAATTAAAGTCGGCTAACCGGTTTAGTTTATAATTTTTGATTGTACTTGCAGGGTTTTGTATCCCTTCCTGTTTTTACTCTACCAGTGTTGGAGAAGCTATTCGACCGCCTTTCTAGCATTTTCGTCCACCTAGCAATGAAAGGACCTGTGTTGGTGAGCTATAAACTATCGACCCGCTCTCTCAGATGTGCATTCCAAGTGTCTAAGAGGCAAGTGAAGGGTGTCTATTTTAGACAACAAATAGGAGGCGGTGTAATATCGCGTTTTTCACTTGGTCTGCCATATGTGAGACTATACATAAGAAATTGCATATGGCCATACCCACCTTCCACTCATGTCGCTATGACCTCGAATTCGAATCTACTTCATGCGACAGACCACGGATCCCATACTTTGGTTGGTGGCGATTTAGCAATAATCAGTCCTAGCGGATCTGTAGCTGCCAAAAGCAAACCGCGAACTCGTTTGACGAAGGAGGCGGCCAAGATCTTAAACGGTATGACAGTCTATGCTTTCAGACTATTCATTGGAAATAGTTGGTTTCAATATATATAGATGTATTCGAGAGTGGGTTAAGGAATCCTGGGATGAGAGAAAAGCAGGAACTGTTGGAGAGAATTCAGGTAACGGCTCTATCTCTGCTCTCTTCGAGTCGAGTTCAATTTTTCCCTTTCCAAGGCTTTACCGGGCACTGAAGATTACCAGATGAAATCCCTGGGTTTCTGGTTCCAAAATAAACGGTCACAGTGGAAACTGAAATCTACTCAAACTCAACAAGCGACCACTTCGAGTAGCTCAAGTACAACTATTATACGGCCCTCTCCTAGTACGTTACCTTTCTTatcgctctttcatctcacTTAGCCATGTTGTTACTCTCTGGGAAACAGGACATCTCAAACCGGAGAAAATCCCGCTACTACATACGTTATTCTACAAGAGCAACACCGATCCGCCTCAGGAATTAATCGATACTTGGGCTGTCCTTCTCGATGCTGACTCTACTGCTGTATCTGCGTGGGTTGCGGCCGAGAAAAAACTCAGCCTCGCTTCGTTTCATGGATACCCACCACAACACCCGaaatctccttctaccagATCGATATCGCTGGACCCTCAGAGGAAGATTTTGACACCTAAATCGTCTCCCGAACCGccaccactaccaccaccaccaatatCTTCCTCGCACGTGTTACGACCCcaacagcaccagcaccaggaACACGGCCATTCACAAGCTGTTATTGCTCCCGCCGCTCCCAGAAGTCCTTCGCCGTTTGTTGTGGTTAAAGAGGAGAGCAAGCCTCTTATAATTCCGACGGCGGTGCCACCTACAACAGATCCCATCAGGAGCGACCTTTTACTTGCTCTTCACCACGAGTTTTCAGATCCACAACGTCAACGAAGCATGACAGCTCCGTATCCCTATCAGCGCCCAAAGACGGGAAAAGAGTTGAATGTATTGTTTAGTTCATGTACGAGTCCGATGGAGGAGTTTTTGGGAAGGGTTAAAAATGGGTCGTTGGAGAGGTTTGGGTTCAAGAGAGGTGAGTCCCTTTCTGTGGGACCTCGATGGCTTAACAAACTACTTTTCAGAGTGGGCTCAGACCCGGTGATGTGGGCAGACTATTCTATGGCTCGAGGACAATACTTTTCCTCAGTGCGCACGTATACTTATCCGCAAATTCTTTCGGCAGGTGGACTTCATCAGCCTAATCTTAATAACGATAGAAAAATTTATTGTCGATTACCATCGACACTGTAATCATCTATCTATAAATGAGATTGGAATTCTACGCACGCCCCGCATTGAGTAGACATTCCCATCGAGTGGGATCACCCTTTGAACGCATGACTTCGACCCACTCTTGTATATCAGCAATCAGCATATCAGGAACCTCCACCGAGGGGAAATGTCCTCCTTTCGCATGTTCCTTCCAAAATACGATGTTGGATATTGAATTCGCTTCAGCCCACCATCTAGGAACGTATGCCACATCCTTTGGGAAACAACTGACTCCTACCGCgacagaggaagagattTTCTGACTCATGACGGTCTCTCCCACAGTGGCAACATTCTCCTTGTAAATCCGAGCATGACCAGCGCTACCCGAAATCAAGTAGAGCATCGTAAAAGTGATACACCTCTCTTTGTCCCAAACGTAATCCGGTTCGACGAGCCCTTGTAGTTTCTCACGTATCCAGGCTAACATTCCAACAGGAGAATCGAGGAGGCCGTAGGACACGCTTTGGGGTTTTGTTCCTTGGATTCCGGTATACCCTGATTCGTGCTTGAACCACCATTGCATCCTCTTAAGACGTTCCTTTTGGTCAGGTGTGAACCAACGGAGGATGAGGTAAAGAAGGGTGAGAGGGTTTCGAAGAGGGGAAGGGGGGAGACAGAGGATGAAGTTGAGGTGGATACCAATACAGGCGTCGGGAAATTGGAGGGCCATGCTGCGGAGGACGAAAGAGCCCCAGTCTCCGCCTTGGCCGAGGTAGTGGTGGTAGCCGAGGGTGAGCATCAGTTTGTGGTAGATGCGTGCGATGTTGGGGAGAATGAAGCCTGGTTTCTCGTTGGAGGGAAGGGTTGAGCCTTGGAAAAGAAAGCTAGAGGATGGGGCTAACCTTTGGAGATGACGACAGGGTAAACCCCGGAAGGCTGGGCGCGACGATATGGTAAGCTTGTGCTTTCGGGTCAGCAGGGTTCGTCAACTGGAGGAGGTTCTCAACCTATCCGCAACCAATGAAAAGAAATCGTTGG is a window from the Marasmius oreades isolate 03SP1 chromosome 6, whole genome shotgun sequence genome containing:
- a CDS encoding uncharacterized protein (MEROPS:MER0000432); the encoded protein is MTAVTSPFATFKFMATPKPYTLDVPSDFLDWINNRVKTAHLVSDLEHAPGDEWRDGTPTAVMEDLVEYWKTSYDWRSVEKNINDKFPMFTLDVEEGDETIKLHFVHKRSERPDAVPLLFAHGWPGNFLEVENLLQLTNPADPKAQAYHIVAPSLPGFTLSSSPKKPGFILPNIARIYHKLMLTLGYHHYLGQGGDWGSFVLRSMALQFPDACIGIHLNFILCLPPSPLRNPLTLLYLILRWFTPDQKERLKRMQWWFKHESGYTGIQGTKPQSVSYGLLDSPVGMLAWIREKLQGLVEPDYVWDKERCITFTMLYLISGSAGHARIYKENVATVGETVMSQKISSSVAVGVSCFPKDVAYVPRWWAEANSISNIVFWKEHAKGGHFPSVEVPDMLIADIQEWVEVMRSKGDPTRWECLLNAGRA